In the genome of Triticum urartu cultivar G1812 chromosome 5, Tu2.1, whole genome shotgun sequence, one region contains:
- the LOC125555742 gene encoding purine permease 1-like has protein sequence MEVEIPTEHRAPKVEARAWRWHDLPAATAKPLRDPLLAVNFLLLAVGAACGPLLLRLYFLRGGSRKWLSSLLQTAGWPLLLVPLGFSFSSRRRRRSRQGDAATASSGVFLMTPRLLAASAVVGLMTGADNFPYAYGQAYLPVSTSSILISTQLAFTAAFALLLVRQRFTGSTVNAIVLLSVGAAMLGMGSGGDRPAGVSGAQYAAGFGMALGAAALYGLVLPVMELSQAWHAARAGSAALTYTLVVEIQVVIGLTATAFCAVGMLANNDFQVSFRH, from the coding sequence ATGGAGGTCGAGATCCCGACCGAGCACCGCGCGCCCAAGGTTGAGGCTAGAGCGTGGCGATGGCACGATCTCCCGGCCGCCACCGCCAAGCCGCTCCGGGACCCCCTCCTCGCCGTCAACTTCCTGCTCCTGGCCGTCGGCGCGGCCTGCGGCccgctcctcctccgcctctaCTTCCTGCGCGGCGGCTCCCGCAAGTGGCTCTCCAGCCTGCTCCAGACCGCCGGCTGGCCGCTCCTCCTCGTGCCGCTCggcttctccttctcctcccgCCGGCGCCGCAGGAGCCGCCAGGGCGACGCCGCCACGGCTAGCAGCGGCGTCTTCCTCATGACGCCCCGCCTCCTGGCCGCGTCCGCCGTCGTCGGCCTCATGACCGGGGCCGACAACTTCCCCTACGCCTACGGCCAGGCCTACCTCCCGGTGTCCACCTCCTCCATCCTCATCTCCACGCAGCTGGCCTTCACAGCCGCCTTCGCGCTGCTGCTCGTGCGCCAGCGCTTCACCGGCTCCACGGTCAACGCCATCGTGCTGCTCAGCGTCGGCGCCGCCATGCTGGGGATGGGCTCCGGCGGGGACCGCCCCGCGGGGGTGTCGGGCGCGCAGTACGCCGCCGGGTTCGGCATGGCGCTGGGCGCCGCGGCGCTCTACGGCCTCGTGCTGCCCGTCATGGAGCTCAGCCAGGCGTGGCACGCGGCGCGCGCCGGCTCCGCGGCCCTCACCTACACGCTCGTCGTTGAGATTCAGGTCGTCATCGGGCTCACCGCCACGGCGTTCTGCGCCGTCGGCATGCTGGCGAACAACGACTTTCAGGTGAGTTTTCGGCACTAA